In a single window of the Methylococcus sp. Mc7 genome:
- a CDS encoding YgiQ family radical SAM protein, translating to MQQARDIFSYRKFWAARFGIAPQLPLTRAEMERLGWDSCDVVLVTGDAYVDHPSFGMALIGRLLEAQGFRVGILAQPDWHSAEPFKEFGRPNLFFGVTGGNMDSMVNRYTSDRRIRSNDAYTPHGAADRRPDRCVLVYAQRCREACKDVPIVLGGIEASLRRVAHYDYWSDKVRRSVLVDAKADLLVYGNGERQVVEIAHRLATGESVAELTDIRGTAFVRRTPAVDWREIDSTHIDRPGAITAAPNPYQETPAGCDSPAKEPAAVLHFTRPARGHGKTVIRLPDFDAVRDDPVLYAHASRVLHQETNPHNARALVQRHGSGDVWLNPPALPLTTREMDRVYGLPYSRLPHRRYADARIPAFEMIQHSVTIMRGCFGGCTFCSITEHEGRIIQSRSEDSIIREVEAIRDTSPAFTGVISDLGGPTANMYRLACKSREIEASCRRPSCVYPGICKNLGTDHGPLIRLYRRARQLPGIKKILIGSGLRYDLAVKSPEYVKELVTHHVGGYLKIAPEHTEPGPLSKMMKPGIGTYDRFKAMFDQYSREAGKEQYLIPYFIAAHPGTTDEDMLNLALWLKKNGFRADQVQAFLPSPMAVATAMYHSRKNPLHRITRTSETVETPRKLTQRRLHKAFLRYHDPENWPLLREALKRMGRADLIGNGKHHLIPAWQPQGMGTAKAGASPKATSFRTQHTGLPPQGRKPALRKLRKGA from the coding sequence ATGCAGCAAGCACGGGACATCTTCTCGTACCGAAAATTCTGGGCCGCCCGCTTCGGCATAGCCCCGCAACTGCCGTTGACACGCGCCGAGATGGAGCGGCTCGGCTGGGACTCCTGCGACGTGGTCCTGGTCACGGGAGATGCCTACGTCGACCACCCCAGCTTCGGCATGGCGTTGATCGGTCGCCTTTTAGAAGCCCAGGGCTTCCGGGTCGGCATCCTGGCCCAGCCGGACTGGCACTCGGCCGAGCCTTTCAAGGAATTCGGACGTCCCAACCTGTTCTTCGGCGTGACCGGCGGCAACATGGATTCCATGGTGAACCGCTACACCTCGGACCGCCGCATCCGCTCCAACGACGCCTACACCCCCCACGGCGCGGCCGACCGCCGCCCGGACCGCTGCGTGCTGGTCTATGCCCAGCGCTGTCGCGAAGCCTGCAAGGACGTGCCGATCGTGCTGGGCGGCATCGAAGCCAGCCTGCGCCGTGTGGCCCATTACGACTACTGGTCGGACAAGGTCCGGCGTTCGGTGCTGGTCGACGCCAAGGCCGACCTCCTGGTCTACGGCAACGGCGAACGCCAGGTGGTCGAGATCGCCCACCGGCTCGCCACCGGCGAATCGGTCGCCGAACTCACGGACATTCGGGGCACGGCCTTCGTCCGCCGTACCCCCGCCGTCGACTGGCGCGAAATCGACTCCACCCATATCGACCGGCCAGGCGCGATCACGGCCGCTCCCAACCCCTATCAGGAAACCCCTGCCGGCTGCGACTCCCCGGCGAAGGAGCCCGCCGCGGTACTTCACTTTACCCGCCCCGCCCGCGGCCATGGCAAAACGGTGATCCGCTTGCCGGATTTCGATGCGGTGCGCGACGATCCGGTGCTGTACGCCCATGCCTCGCGGGTGCTGCACCAGGAGACCAACCCGCACAATGCCCGCGCCCTGGTCCAGCGCCACGGGAGCGGCGACGTCTGGCTGAATCCGCCGGCGCTGCCGCTGACCACCAGGGAAATGGACCGGGTCTACGGCCTGCCCTACAGCCGCCTGCCCCACCGCCGCTACGCCGACGCCCGCATCCCGGCCTTCGAGATGATCCAGCATTCGGTGACCATCATGCGCGGCTGCTTCGGCGGCTGCACCTTCTGCTCCATCACCGAGCACGAAGGGCGGATCATCCAGAGCCGCTCGGAAGATTCCATCATCCGCGAGGTCGAGGCCATCCGCGACACCTCCCCGGCCTTCACCGGCGTGATCTCCGATCTGGGCGGGCCGACGGCCAACATGTACCGGCTGGCCTGCAAGAGCCGCGAGATCGAGGCGAGCTGCCGCCGGCCGTCCTGCGTCTATCCCGGCATCTGCAAGAACCTCGGCACCGACCACGGCCCGCTGATCCGCCTGTACCGCCGCGCCCGCCAGCTCCCCGGCATCAAGAAGATCCTGATCGGCTCGGGGCTCCGCTACGACCTGGCCGTCAAATCGCCGGAATACGTCAAGGAACTGGTGACCCATCACGTCGGCGGCTATCTCAAGATCGCGCCCGAGCATACCGAGCCGGGGCCGCTTTCCAAGATGATGAAGCCGGGGATAGGCACCTATGACCGCTTCAAGGCGATGTTCGACCAATACTCGCGCGAGGCGGGGAAAGAGCAGTACCTCATCCCCTATTTCATCGCCGCCCATCCCGGCACCACCGACGAGGACATGCTGAACCTGGCGCTGTGGCTCAAGAAGAACGGCTTTCGCGCCGACCAGGTGCAGGCCTTCCTGCCCTCGCCCATGGCAGTGGCCACGGCCATGTACCACAGCCGCAAGAACCCGCTGCACCGGATCACGCGCACCAGCGAAACCGTCGAAACGCCCCGGAAACTCACTCAACGCCGGCTGCACAAGGCCTTTCTGCGCTACCACGATCCGGAGAACTGGCCGCTCCTGCGGGAGGCCCTGAAGCGGATGGGCCGCGCCGACCTGATCGGCAACGGCAAGCACCATCTGATCCCGGCCTGGCAACCGCAGGGGATGGGCACGGCCAAAGCCGGAGCGAGCCCGAAAGCCACTTCATTCCGAACCCAGCACACCGGATTGCCGCCGCAAGGCAGAAAGCCGGCGCTCCGCAAATTGCGAAAAGGAGCGTAG
- the amoC gene encoding bacterial ammonia monooxygenase, subunit AmoC, translating into MATTTVGGIAAADRPLLDKKWLVFAIAIYTVFYMWVRWYEGVYGWSAGLDSFAPEFETYWMNFLYTEIVLEIVTASILWGYLWKTRDRNLAALTPREELRRNFTHLTWLVAYAWALYWGASYFTEQDGTWHQTIVRDTDFTPSHIIEFYLSYPIYIITGFAAFIYAKTRLPFFAKGISLPYLVLVVGPFMILPNVGLNEWGHTFWFMEELFVAPLHYGFVIFGWLALAVMGTLTQTFYSFSHLFERELCPDIR; encoded by the coding sequence ATGGCTACAACAACCGTGGGCGGCATCGCCGCCGCCGACCGGCCGCTACTGGACAAGAAGTGGCTGGTTTTCGCGATTGCTATCTATACCGTGTTCTACATGTGGGTGCGCTGGTACGAAGGCGTCTACGGCTGGTCCGCCGGCCTGGACTCGTTCGCGCCGGAGTTCGAAACCTACTGGATGAACTTCCTGTACACCGAGATCGTCCTGGAAATCGTGACGGCTTCGATCCTGTGGGGTTACCTCTGGAAGACCCGCGACCGCAACCTGGCCGCGCTGACCCCGCGTGAAGAGCTGCGCCGCAACTTCACCCACCTGACCTGGCTGGTGGCCTACGCCTGGGCCCTCTACTGGGGCGCTTCCTACTTCACCGAGCAGGACGGCACCTGGCATCAGACGATCGTGCGCGACACCGACTTCACCCCGTCGCACATCATCGAGTTCTATCTGAGCTACCCGATCTACATCATCACCGGCTTTGCGGCGTTCATCTATGCCAAGACGCGTCTGCCGTTCTTCGCGAAGGGCATTTCGCTGCCGTACCTGGTGCTGGTGGTGGGTCCGTTCATGATTCTGCCGAACGTGGGTCTGAACGAATGGGGCCACACCTTCTGGTTCATGGAAGAGCTGTTCGTGGCGCCGCTGCACTACGGCTTCGTGATCTTCGGCTGGCTGGCGCTGGCCGTCATGGGCACGCTGACCCAGACCTTCTACAGCTTCTCGCATCTGTTCGAACGCGAACTGTGCCCGGACATCCGCTGA
- the glgX gene encoding glycogen debranching protein GlgX, translated as MTVPAKFDYSTGSPLPLGVHFQGTDANFSLFSRHGSRVRLLLFADPSHAQPHQVIDLDPNHHRTGDIWHVAVHGAHRGLAYAFQVDGPHEPHLGHRFDPQAVLLDPYATALVTPEHWEFSGAAVGGPEGVAAKALITADHFDWGNDRPLKHHWSELVIYEAHVRGLSIHPSSAVRSPGTYLGVIDKIPYFKQLGITALELMPLQAFNPYEVTRYNPVTGERLRNYWGYNTIAFQAPHAGYGTGAYPGCQVEEFKHMVKALHEADIEVLLDVVFNHTAEGDETGPILNFRGLDNSIYYLLEEDRRRYRNYSGCGNTVNCNHPVVRNYILDCLRYWVVEMHVDGFRFDLASILGRDRSGHLVPNPPLLELIAEDPILRDVKLIAEAWDAGGAYLVGRFPGERWCEWNGVYRDDVRRYWRGDSGMAGAFASRLCGSADIYEHSGKAPVNSINFVTCHDGFTLNDLVSYACKHNTANGEDNRDGSDHNFSANYGCEGPSGDHEINAIRRRQMKNFMASLLLSRGVPMILGGDEFCRTQFGNNNAYCQDNEISWFDWRLLEENRPFFEFVRKMIAFRTRHPVLSRERFYRPEDIHWFNPAGGQPDWQTDSALGCCIRAVGEQEQPLCLLFNPTAEGLCFRLPDTLRGGVWSKAVDTAVESPGDTCEFEGGSPLPDQRRLFLPDRSLVVLVEGAAAAAAARA; from the coding sequence ATGACGGTGCCTGCAAAATTCGATTATTCAACGGGATCGCCCTTGCCCCTGGGGGTTCATTTCCAGGGAACGGACGCCAATTTCTCCCTGTTCAGCCGGCATGGCTCGCGGGTCCGCCTGCTGCTGTTCGCCGATCCGAGCCATGCCCAGCCTCACCAGGTCATCGATCTCGATCCCAATCACCACCGCACCGGCGATATCTGGCACGTGGCGGTGCACGGCGCACACCGCGGCCTGGCTTACGCCTTTCAGGTCGACGGACCGCATGAGCCGCATCTGGGCCATCGTTTCGACCCCCAGGCGGTGCTGCTCGACCCCTATGCCACCGCCCTGGTGACGCCGGAGCATTGGGAGTTTTCAGGGGCCGCGGTCGGCGGGCCGGAGGGCGTGGCCGCAAAGGCATTGATCACGGCGGACCATTTCGACTGGGGCAACGACCGCCCGCTCAAGCACCACTGGTCGGAGCTGGTCATCTATGAGGCGCATGTGCGGGGTCTGAGCATTCATCCTTCGTCGGCGGTCCGGAGTCCCGGCACCTATCTCGGCGTCATCGACAAGATCCCCTATTTCAAGCAGCTCGGTATCACCGCGCTCGAGCTGATGCCGCTGCAGGCGTTCAACCCCTACGAAGTGACCCGCTACAACCCCGTCACCGGCGAGAGGCTCCGGAATTACTGGGGCTACAACACCATCGCTTTCCAGGCGCCGCATGCGGGCTATGGAACCGGCGCCTACCCCGGCTGCCAGGTGGAAGAGTTCAAGCACATGGTCAAGGCCCTGCACGAGGCCGACATCGAGGTCCTCCTCGACGTGGTGTTCAACCATACCGCGGAAGGGGATGAGACCGGTCCCATCCTGAATTTCCGCGGCCTGGACAACAGCATCTATTACCTGCTGGAAGAAGACCGCCGACGCTACCGCAACTATTCGGGCTGCGGCAACACCGTCAACTGCAATCACCCGGTGGTGCGCAACTACATTTTGGACTGCCTGCGGTACTGGGTGGTCGAGATGCACGTGGACGGCTTCCGGTTCGATCTGGCCTCGATCCTCGGGCGCGACCGCAGCGGGCATCTGGTGCCCAATCCGCCGCTGCTGGAACTGATCGCCGAGGATCCCATCCTGCGCGACGTCAAGCTCATCGCCGAGGCCTGGGATGCCGGCGGCGCCTATCTGGTGGGGCGTTTCCCGGGCGAGCGATGGTGCGAATGGAATGGCGTGTACCGGGACGACGTGCGCCGCTACTGGCGCGGCGATTCGGGCATGGCGGGGGCCTTCGCCAGCCGCCTGTGCGGCAGCGCGGACATTTACGAGCATTCCGGCAAGGCGCCGGTGAACAGCATCAACTTCGTGACCTGCCACGACGGCTTCACGCTCAACGACCTGGTCAGCTACGCGTGCAAGCACAACACCGCGAACGGGGAAGACAACCGGGACGGCTCGGATCACAATTTCAGCGCCAATTACGGCTGCGAAGGGCCGAGCGGCGATCATGAAATCAACGCCATCCGCCGCCGCCAGATGAAGAACTTCATGGCCTCGCTGCTGCTGTCCCGTGGGGTCCCCATGATCCTGGGCGGCGACGAGTTCTGCCGGACGCAGTTCGGGAACAACAACGCCTATTGCCAGGACAACGAGATTTCCTGGTTCGACTGGCGCTTGTTGGAGGAGAACCGGCCGTTCTTCGAGTTCGTCCGCAAGATGATCGCGTTCCGAACCCGTCATCCGGTGCTTTCGCGGGAGCGGTTCTACCGGCCGGAAGACATCCACTGGTTCAATCCGGCCGGCGGCCAGCCGGACTGGCAGACCGATTCCGCCTTGGGCTGCTGCATTCGGGCGGTGGGGGAGCAGGAGCAGCCGCTCTGCCTGCTGTTCAATCCGACGGCGGAGGGGCTCTGCTTCCGGCTGCCGGATACGCTCCGCGGGGGAGTCTGGAGCAAGGCGGTGGATACCGCCGTGGAATCGCCTGGCGACACCTGCGAATTCGAAGGGGGGAGTCCGCTGCCGGACCAGCGGCGTCTGTTCCTCCCCGACCGCAGCCTGGTGGTGCTGGTAGAAGGGGCCGCGGCGGCTGCCGCGGCCCGTGCCTGA